The window CCATGACTGTGATGTCCTCCTCCTCCGCCTGCTCCTCCCACTACATTCGGATTGGGCAATTGGTGACTGTCGTAACCTGcggaaaagaaaaacattctGATTCGGGTGAAAAATTCCACGGAAAAATTCAAGCTCTTTTTAACTCGCAATCTTCATGAAAACTGTAAAAACATTTACTGTTGGTATGCAGGACTTGATTAACTTCAGCAAGTGAAAACAAGTTGGAATTTCTAAAGGCGgctacataaaataaaatgtggcCCAAACTGTGTGTTAACTTTGTGAAATGTGCCATAAACATAAAAACGTTGAGATTTACAAATCATTTCCGGTAataatttgcattaaaaattACACAAACCGACAAAAATGAACCAAATGAAGCCAGAGAATTTCAATTCTTGTTGTGGCAAAATAATATATTCCATTCACATTAATATTAGCCATATTATATGGCAAGGCCATCTCTCTTATGGTAATTAAAAactgtgcaaaattttaaaggGAAAGTCCACTGGGATTGGTCCCTGAAAAAGCAGGCAAATCTaccatattttatttgtaaaaaaaaaaatatgactcatacattaaattaaagtaaaccttcatttttattgcatttttaagtatccataaaaaattaaagtattaaaatGGATGTCGTGACACTCCTTTGAAGTCAGGATTTTTTAAGTGCCAAATTATGTGCATGAaatcttaaataaataaaaatgtagtTTCATTTACATTGTATGGACAATCATTTCAGAAAATGATTTTGTCGATAAGTAAGTTTATGTaataacaaattacaaatttgaTGTAACGACAAAGTAATGAGATCAAAAGAATGCTTCTTCAAATGAAATACACGATATCAAAGAAAAAGtcaaaattgaatattgaacAATTTAAGATAAGGTAATTTCAGATTGATTTAAGATTCAAAATACTTTGCACGCGGTCTTGAATAAATTCAGCATTATCCGCAAAGGGCTTAGAAGCTTTAAAAAgttgaaattttaataaatgaaaatttttgtcgactataacttttattttaagtTATTCAATTCGGCTTAAAGTATTGTTGAagccaaaaatatttatttttatgaattttatcTTTAATCCTTTTATATAATGACTGTTTATTGTTGCTTCAAATCATCAAGCATTGCCACAAAAAGCCTTAGTGAATTTAGAAGCCATTGGTTCCTTACAATTTCTTTAATTAGTTTCTTTAAGCTTAACTTTTTGCATTTAGTCGCTCAATACGCACGTGACCAACAgcaaaatgttaattaaatagaaattgCAAATAAGAATCtgcataataaaatgaaaaaggtttctctttaaattaaatacataaaacgaaaaactttAATTAGTAGAAGTTAACTTCATGAGGTCAGAAATTTGGCCCAGAAATTGTTTACTAAAAAATTGTCtcttacttattattatttctttaatttggctaaaattaaaatttttgcatatttaaagcttttttaaattgagtcGCTTTGCTCTTTAAAGAGtattttattaaagttagttCAACAAATAATGTTTTTCAGTCTAGTGTAAGTAATTTGCACTAATAACATTTACTACATAGAGCGTTGTGATGATATTTTGCTCTTTGTTCTAAAATGGACTATCTTTTTGCTGGCCCTAGGTCAAATCAATAACCATTATCTAGTTGATATGAAAAAGCAATCAATGAGAATGCGACAGGACTTCATTAAGTGAAATGTGCCAAAAACTGGTTGCGAATTCTAATTATAAATTCCAGCCGTTGTGGCACATTATGCTGTTATTTCAAGTGTACTAACATTTTAGATTGTTATCCAGCAACAAATCTGTTGCAATTGTTTTAATAGTCATTGGGCGTAATAACAAATTACTCACCAAAATAACAGCCGCCTCCATTGGGTATGAGTGGCTTATGGCGATGTGGGAGATGTTGTTGCAttagatgttgttgttgctgttggtgttggtttTGTTGCTGGTGATACCAATTATCGCATAGGCAGTATAGAGGAGCTGAAGCTGGAGCTAAAGCTGGTGCCGGCGCCGGAAGTGGATTGTACATATAACAACAGCCATTCAAATGGCTCGAATGGGCAGGAGGATTTTGTTCACCATACCAACGAGGCGGTAAACAATGACGAGAGCGATGGTTGCAAGAGgctgcggcggcggcggcggcagcagcagcggctgcTAGGCTTGTctggtgttgctgttgatcCATGGTGTTCAATGTGGCATAGCTGCCAAAATTGTCACAGTGCCGCAATTTTGCATTTGAAACgacggcggcagcagcagcaccagcaccagctgGGAAACGAGGCGGCAATCGTGTGGATTGCATTTTGCTTGCTTGCTGTGAGGATGGTTGTTGtccctgctgctgctgttgattcTCACTGGCGGTTAGATTGGATAAACGGGGACAGGATACCCACCAGGCTAGGGGTTGATTATTGAAACGACACTCGTGGCACAAATATCTTGGGGGTAAAGTTGATGGTTCGACTACGAGTTGTTCGTGATCTCCTCCTGCAATGTCTCCCAAAGATCTAAGGATGGGTTTTGTGGGATGCTCACAGCTCAAATTGTATTTTCGTCACAGTGCACATTTCTGGCAAAGCActgtggcagcagcagcagcagcggcagcgatgctggcgttggcgttggcgttgACGTTCGCTGCTCGATTGGGTGGAGGACTCCCGGAATTTGGTACTAGTTGTGGGCAACTGCCATAGAGCGCTGCTGAGGATGTGGTGAGTGCGGTATTGCTATTCGAAAGACGTCTATAGTATGGAATCTTTAGATCCATATCACCACCGCCAGCAGCAGCTCCTCTTTTTCCTATTGGCAGGCAGGAGATGTTGATGCTTCTCCGTTTATCTCGACTATTACTACTACACTGGCAATCACATGTACACTGTAAAACCATGGTATACTTTACCTCCTTCtagttttcgttttcttttttttttttctaagttggttttggttttcaaTTCGGTTctgtatttttggttttgctcgTTCCTtccacacaaaacacacactctctctttgtctctctctccgGCTTTGTGTCTCTGTTCTCTGTCTCTTAGGAACCATTTGGTGCCAgtatcatcaccatcatcatcatcatcgtcatcatcatcatctgcatCATTTGTTTCTGTGCCACCATCATCATTATTGTCATCTCTATTTCTGCCATTGCCATTCActgcaaaaacgaaaaaaaagagagagagaaaagtaGAAAATAACTAAATAAGACAAAAATAAGATGGAGAATCGAAACCCAAACACATCGTGCCATAGagtcaataaataaatcaaatcaaaatcaatttgtttattcTACACCAACAACTGAACTGCAAATAGAAGCATATTGCATATGTATACTCTAAAACCATATGCAATGCATAATTTAATTTGCTGTTCAATTGCCTGCCAGCAAATGAATCGAAACGCGGCCAATGGGCCCCCTCCTGCCCCCTTTGGCCAACTTTTATTTCTCTCATTCTCTCACTCCACTTTGAAAAACCACAAATTGTGCACACACAAATCTAATCAATTGCAAATTGttcaatttagaaaaaatgtACATAAAATTGAAGCAAATATCTATTCTATGAAAATGTACAAGATATTTTTAAGCCATTTTccttttaaatatataatactTATTACGTGACGCAAGGCGTTGACCTACTTGTACCCCCAAGTGTCTCGTTTAAGCCGCATTTAGATCACTATTTGGGCAAAAATTTAGTCACTCTCAGAAGAAAGACTTCTTAACTTAGATTATCGAAAGGCAGAAAGTTTTCAGCCATATTTAGACGAAGGGTGAAAATTCCAGGATATAGTTAAAATTGTTGGTTCATCTAATTTAGTTCGTGTTTGGTGAAGAAACTTAACCTCCAAATGCTAAGGCCGAAAGACTTAGAGTCGCCATTTATATACCATCTAAGTGCATTTCCATTGCATTTTAGTACAGCGAAGGACTTGCTCGTTTCAGGCTCATATCAGCCAGTTAGGACCATAAAAGTTTTATATCCTTATATGAAATCTGAAAATGAAGTCCCTTTTTAATAGCTTTTTAGAAATTAATGGCAATAGTGTGGGATTGGGTCTGGCATCTCCGCTTAGCCAGCCATTAAGAATGAGTACCGAGATATGTCAGAGCCAATTAAGCAAGAAGACGAGGAAGACAAAAGACTTTAAGACGAGGATTTAATAATTACTATCAAAAGACTTTCAATTGTCATTGATTTTGTTGTGccaatttttatattaaaacactaattaaacttaaacaaaataactaaataaatGGTTTGACCtaaatagaaacaaaattcCTAAAATAGTATCCTTTTGGTTTAATATGTAACTTAAAAACACTGTTAACTCTTTTTACAGACCGTGTTTAAAAATGTATAGAAAGAAATTTCTCTGACAATTActaaaagtttatttaataGATAAATTTCAAAGGATAAGTCTGAAAGTAAACAcaaatttaaaagtttaagtCCTAGCTTCATTTATTAGTTTTCATCCTAGTCTGTTCTTTTTGCAGTAACAATCAAGGAGCTATAACTTAAGTGGACATTGAATACACTTTTTCGTCCTAAACGTTTTTATTTCATTCCTTACAGTTTTTTAATTCATAACATGCCAATAAGCTTGCATATATTCCAACTGAATCCAATAATTACAATAAGTCAGTTCGAAAATCAACTGACATAATTAATtgatatttattcaaatgTCCCGTTTTCAGATTAGGTTGATTGTTTTAGGCGTCAATTTATTCAGATTCTTAAAATTCATAATTGCGCCACTTTGGAATTTTCACAAATTGCTTTCACGATTTTGCTTGAATTTTTTCAACATGAACACGCGCCACGCCCCCCAACCCATAATGTTACTCAAACTTTTGTGActtattaaaatgaaaatctttaataatttattcaaaaaaacgaaatgagAAGAAAGACCGTTTTAATTTGTAGCTGATTTgcttgttttggtttttgtctgAGAGGTCAGTTTCATGGGTAGATAACATTTTGCCATTTGCCTTCTCATGTAACATAGAAGCTGCCCTCGCAAAATGTCACAATTCTGATTTATATGGTAGTAAATTATATACGAATATGAAACAAAGTTTGCACAAAGGTTGCCTTTAAACTTTTCATCTTGACCCGCATTAAGAGAGTTGATGAAGagcaaattgaatgaaatATTCACTTCATTTCGGATGTTCAAGatgaattattttttctttcatttatcttctttttttttttggggtgaaaacagaaaataaaacgTTGAATCATGGTCAAATGaacgaaaaaataaaaaaactgaCATTAATTCATTATTTGGAAAGCCTAAATGACAATTTCGAAAAGGCAGTGCTTTcgtcctctctctctcttttactttctatctccatctctcttgctctcttcGTTTAGTACCATGATTGATTTATGTGTTTGTTTTGGATGGAATATATATCGTTTGTGCTATGAATTGCTTCTTCATTCCTTACCGATTTTTATCGTTTCGATTAGTTTCAATACGCgctcgtgtgtgtgtggttgtgtgtgtgtgtgtgctcagGCCCAAAAAGCTATAAAAAATGATAAATGATTGAAGCCAAAAGCAAAACTTGCATCATTTTGCATCCTTAAAGCAAATGTCTCTACTGGGGTGTGTgtctgggtgtgtgtgtgtgtgtgttcgtgtgCATGTTGCACGATAGCAAAAGTTTTCAGCAGTTGTTCTACTTTTACGGCTTGCACATATAACGATTcgtttacttttctttttttcaccCCCTTTCTTTCCTGATATATAATGCACAACGgcacatttaaattgattgTAAGCACAATTGGAAAAAAGAACAAGAAGTAGACGTTGCAAGTTGAAGTTGAAGAAGGAAAAACCATCCAGGTAAACCTGTGCCCACAAGCATCACCATAGGTGAGAAGGGGCCCCGCCCCTGCGGCCCACAACGTACATCAATCAAAACATGCACGGGAGTGCTTAAAGAGCCAGCGGGGAGAGTCAAGCCCTGCCCACACAtcttcttttctctctctctctctcgcaaAAAGGAAGTATCAAAGGTAAGAAGGAAAGGAGGCAACCTCCATCACCTGTGGAAGCATAAAATTTAACAACATtgtaacacaaaaaaaaaggaggaacAAAAATGTGCAAAACGGAAGTAACAACCAATGCATAAAGACATCCTAGTCTATATCCTCTTCTACAACAGCATCTCTCATCCTTTGCCATCATGCCATTATTCCTTTACCTCAGTGTTTATGTATGTGTTGGATGTGGATGAAATATATTGCTGAaaatttttgtagttttttataCCTTTTCTGCGAGAGGTCGCTAGCTACTGTCAAGAAGCataaattgataaattgtaTAAACTTTTCATTACTTTGGCACTGTGCAAGAGAATTTCGTAAAATTTCATTCAGCACGATTTGCACTCGTAAAAGTAACTGAAACAAAGTTTGCTTcccaaaagtttaattttatgTAATCATTTGTGGGTCTTAAGGTTAGAAAATGGTGATTTTTCTTTTAGGGCAACATTTCAAGCACAATCAAGTTTATATTCatcactaaaactagttgagaatcaTAACTAAATAAGGCGCGATAGGAAAACGTAGCAAACAATACCATTTTGATTAAAGGCTTCGAAGTTTCTAAAAAGAGGACTTTTTTAGGGGAAACaacattttaaacaaaatcagGAAAAATTTCtgcactaaaactagttgagaattataaCTAAATAAGGCGCGATAGGAAAACGAAGCaaagtttacaaaaaaaatgacttttttaAGGGGaacattttaaacaaaatcagGGTAAGTTTCtgcactaaaactagttgagaattataaCTGAAAAAAATTGCTCTAAATGAACATGTATTACCAAATTCCATAATAGttttaatgcaatttattaattaatataataatttttgtatagcttattattaattaaaataattttatgcATAAGTTACTTGAAACTATTTCCCTTTATTAAGTTTGAAACTatggaattttattttaagagtattttttttttggtgtgtgtttcaagttttttttctttgccatTATCCTTTATCATCgcttatttttcacttttttttttctctcttcattttgtgttttgctCTTTGTGTGGTGGTTTTTCATCGTTTTGCTCATGTAGTTGTTGCCATGTCAAGCGTTAAAAGTTTTCACAGCTTTTCATCTTTTCtttagttatttttgttgttgttgttttgtcaTCATTTTTAATGTCAGTGTCGCAGACATTGCAATCcgtgttatatatgtatacttgaTCTGCTTGTgctcatacatatatattttctgacattgcaataataaaaatgttcaGTAAGTGTCTGACAACACGACATCGCAAATGCAAATAGGCCACTGAAAAATGACATTTCCCCACCACTAACCCATCCATCCCCTCCAGCACACAATCCGGATAACCCACCCATACACCCATTTGAATTCCCAGTCATCcattactactactacaatGTTTAccatatgtccaagctgttgACTTAACTGGTCATTGACTTTTACCAACTTTACAGGGCACtcaaattatatgtatgtgtatatacacacacgcaaacacactcacacccctagaaacacaaaaaaggcaacttttatttttttcggggGGGGCGTTACCTTACTCGCCATGTCTGCTTCGCCTGCTGAAACCGAAGTTTACTTTGCTAAATTAAATATCTGACGCCTGCAACTTtaagccaaacaaaaaaggagagaaaagaaaaaataaataaatgtaattcGGCGCTGTGCAGAAAAAGTTGTTTGTTGTCTCCAGTCTCCCaaagcagcatcagcagctaGGGCAGATAATAGGTAACTCTCATGTTCTTGCCCCCAGGGGTTtacattttagtttttctgCACTTTGCattgtaataaaaaatacGACGACAATATGCGAAATACCAAACAAGAGCAGCGACAGCAACAcccttaaaaataaaagaacatCCATAAAAAATAGcgacaaaaaaaggaaaactagAGGGAAGgccttacaaaaaaaattagttcATTCGGCATTTAATATACTCTTTCTGTAATCAAGTACTAGTATGTTTCGAAACagtctttctttcttttataatAATACCAATGTTCTGGTTAAGAAAGATAAATCggatataaaataaaagtctAAAACAATAGTTAAACCCAGTGTTGTAATAGCAAGtaatcaaatataaatattatatacacAATCTTTTTGTCTCAAGGATTTTAAAGATCGAACAGAAACTAATAGTCCCTTTTTTGTAAGGGTATAGAAAGGAGCTTAAATTGACAAAAAGAAGGATGTTCCCGAAATTGATTTCATGAAAGTGGAGTAACGAAATGATTTACGAACCCttttcaacaaaaatgttgtttattaattttggccAGAGGCTGACAATAGGGAGAAAAAAGCATATGCGACTagaagaaatattaaaaatatatttaaatttataagttTACGCCACGGGGCAATGGTAAGAGGACATTTTGGTCAGTCACAATATCTATGTTCATAAAACTATCGATAAGTGTATTATAGTTCCCATTAGATAACCCATCGGCGCTTTAAGTTCATTATTCTATTCTAAATTAAGCCAACCGTcgtaaaataaaacttttaaacatatttattttggaaatttattcaaaaaactagtgccttcttcttctttaatGAGTCTTCTCAGTATGTCCGTAGTTTTTTCATGGTTATATACAAAAtggaatatatataaatgtataattaaTAAAGCATTTTGCTCTCCAGATGTGTGTATGCCTAGTAGaggaaaatataaatgaaaaataagaCTCCAGAGAATTAAACTTTCACATTCACAACTCCATACAATAGTTCTGATTTATTATGCACAGTAAAAGTTATTCccacaattgaaaaaaaaaacttttttacttGACATGTTTTCGTTGAAGTATAAATTATTTTACTccatttaaatacaattttattcTCTTTGTAGTAGTAGAAAAACCTTTTCAAAGTctatttaattcaatttaaaactGTTAGCTTTTTGCCATATCGAGAAATTACTGAAACTGTTATTGAGACTGTTATGTcttgtttaaaattaaaaaagttcaACATGActctgaaaagtatgctatgaaaaaAATTCTTCAACTGGAGTTGcagttaatattttcaatttccatAGAAAACCTAACAAAATGCTAGAGAAAATGTCAATGAAAACATTTGCAtgcctttctttctttctctctattatttttcttctcgtctttcgtttttaaataaagttttatttccTTGCCTTGGCGTGTAAAAAAAAGGGTACGAAATTTGATGTCCTTTTACTaaatgtgtgggtgtgtgacTGTGTATGTAGAGACTTTTCGCACACTCCAGGGAATAATTTTTGAGCATTTTTGCCCCAGGCAGTAGAGTAGAGGAGATAAAATGAAGGCAAAAGAAAggacacaaataaaaaaaagaaaagagttaGATATAAGTATTAATACTTTTCATTTAGTTTCAACTGCTTCAAAAGTTTTCAAGTTGACCAAAACTTTCTACACATTTTATATTAAGCCActtgaagaaagaaaattgGTTAAATGGATTTACTGTGCCTCTGTCCTCCTCCTTCTCTAAATGACTGAGAAATAATACATTAAAGCcccaaaaagtatatatataattagcTAATTTAAGGCAACCATTTTGAATTATTTCGTGCGGTCGAGCTTTGTTATCAAAATGTTTGTGACAGGATTTCCACATAGAACCTTACTCAAATACGCTATCAAATCATAATTAGCTTGTCCTCTATACCCTTGCCCCCACAGTTGTGGCAAGGCAGCATGCCGTAACcttaatatattaatattattaaaaataaattgatcAA is drawn from Drosophila willistoni isolate 14030-0811.24 chromosome 2R unlocalized genomic scaffold, UCI_dwil_1.1 Seg167, whole genome shotgun sequence and contains these coding sequences:
- the LOC124460304 gene encoding uncharacterized protein LOC124460304; translated protein: MVLQCTCDCQCSSNSRDKRRSINISCLPIGKRGAAAGGGDMDLKIPYYRRLSNSNTALTTSSAALYGSCPQLVPNSGSPPPNRAANVNANANASIAAAAAAAATVLCQKCAL